The sequence below is a genomic window from Leptospira inadai serovar Lyme str. 10.
GCAGGGCCAAGCTTCTTTAGCGCCGGTGCTGTTCGAAGGAACGTCAGAGGATCTTCGGGTGATCGGCGAAATCAAAGCTAGCGGATTGGATTTAAGATTCGCGGGTGGAACTCATCGCGTTCCGGAACTGTATCTGGACTGGGACGCGAGATTGTATCCTTCTACGACCCAAGCGGTTACCGGATCGAATCCGCTTCCCTGGATCGGAATCTTGGATTTAAAAAAACTGAAAGTTTTGTACAATGATGCGACCTTATTCGGAACGTTGTTCTATTCCGGAGATCCGAAGATTCGGGAGAAGGCTCTAAGTCTCGATTTGAAATTGGATCGGTTTTCCCTAACCCCGTATTCGCCCGGATTAGCCGGACTCGTATCCGCGGATTTGGGAGTGCGAGGGGTCGATTTTTCTTCGCTGGATCTGAATCTAAAAATGAAAGCAAAGGGATTTCGTTTCGCGTACGGTAGAGGAAACTCCGGAAATATTCTTTTGGACGGTAAGCTAAAAGGAACTTTAAGATTTCCTGATAAACCCTGGGAATTGAGAGAGGTTCATATCTCTCCTCTTTCGATAGGAATAGCTTCGCCGGAGGGAACCGAGGCCTTTAGCCTGGAAAGCCGGGGTAAAGTCCGGTTGGGAGAATTCTTAAGCGCCGATCTAAATAACGCTAAGTTAAGGGCAAATCTAGACGAGCTGCTTCCCCTTTTACCCCTGGTACTTAGGGAATCCCTGATACCTATCCGCTCGCAATTAGGCCCCGTCGTCGGACTTTCCGGAGATCTCGGCTACTCTAAGATGGCATCGATCCAGGAAATCAAGGGAGGATTCGGATTGCTAGTACCGGCCTTGGAGATTAAGGACGGAAAGCTGAAGATCTCGGTTATGATCGACGGTTCTCCCGCGAATAAAATCCACTTAAAGCAGATGGATCTTTCCGCATTTGCGGGAAAACTTTCCTTCCGGTCTTCCGGCACCTTATCGCGTCCAAAGCAGGAGGATGTTCCGCCTTCCATGGGTCCTTTTTCGCCGGATCTTAACGGATCCTTCCGGTTGTCGTCGAAGGAAGACGCGTATCTGATCAAAGGATTGACGTTTCGTGGAGACCTAAGTCTCGGCTTTCGATGGGTCGGGCCTATGATTTCCGGTAATTTTTCCTCCAAAGAATCCGGCCTTTACGTAAGTAATCGTCTTTGCCCGAGTCCCGAATGCAAGCTGTACAGGATAGATGGGCTGAACGCCTCGGTTCCGTTCCAACACGATATTTCGATGAAAGAAACCAGAAATCTGATCGAAGGCGATAAAAGAAAATTCGTGATGAATTATGGCAGATTACCCGAGCCGAATTTTACGATTCGAGAAATAGTGGGAACTCATCCTTCCCTAAAAGGACTGCCATTCGAATACGTAAAGCCGAAAGGAGCTTCACCCGGGCTTTCCGCAAACATAAATTATTCGGAAAATTATTTACGAATGGATTTCCTCAAAGTATACACGTTGGACGGGGAAATTCTCGGAAAGGACGTAATCGTTAACGTCGGGGCGGGAGCTCCCGAAAAAATGGAATATTCGTTGGAGCTACGGGTAAAGGATATAGATCTTAAACAATTGCTTCCGAGTCGGAGTAGGGGTAAGATCGACGACGGTAAAATCAAGGCGGATGTGAATCTATGGGGAAGGAATCTCGGGGATCCGATCCCGAATCTAAATCTGTTTTTTAGCGTTTATCAAATCGGTCGCGACTTCGGTAAAAGCGCGATAAATATTTTCGCGCCCTCCAACTTGTTGACGGATTTCATATATACAAGCTATGCGGTGGATAAAATCGAATTAGAATTGTCTAAAGGGTTGGTCTATGCTGTGATTTTATTCAAGAGATCCGTCCTGGGGACGTTCGTAAACTTGGAGAATAATCAGGTTTCTCAGCAAAGAATGCCCTTGGCGAATTTCTTAAAACGCGCCCAGAGCGAAATCGAAACGTATAATAAGTGATAAAAACCGTGAGAAAATTAAATTTCTTTAAAATTCCTTTAGCTCTAGTTCTTTTTTGCACTTTCTGTACGATTAAGGCTCCCTTGATTACGTTCACTCAGACCCAAACCGCATCCGAAAAACAAATGTTGGGAGAGGATCGAAATCTCGAAAAAGACGGATGGCTGATCGCTTCCATAAAAACGTCTTCGTCCGGATCGGAAATTTGGGAGAGAGATTTGGTCCGGGAAGAATTTTCGGATCCGGACGATCGCACTCTTTATATCGCGTTGCGGACCTTAGCCTACTTGGCTAGGGAAACGAAGGAATATTCCGCCTCGGGGTTACTTGCGGAAGGCTTGGACGGTAAGATTCGAATCAATCCGAAAGCAAGGGAAGCCGGTGCGGAGAAAGCGCTGTCCAAGCCCGAACTGAAAAGTCGCCTCGATGAGTTGCTTAAAATAACGAACGAGAGTAGGGATTTGATCGTTCAAGGCAAGCTGCGGAAGGAGACATCCTTGCCCGGGAAGCCGATGACGGAAAAAGAAAAAGCCGAGTTGAAGCGATCTTTGCTATTATCGTGGTACCGCTCGGTGGGCCAAGGAGAATACTACGAATCATCCTCCGGTATATGGAAGAAAAAGGGATAAGCTTTCATGAGTTATTCCAAATTCTTAATTTCTCTTTTTGCGATATTTCTTTTCGGCGATTGCACTCTCCTTAGTGTCGTCGAAAAAATAAAGCCGATCGAATTCGATTACGGCCCCATTTCTCGAAATTATTTTCGTCCCGATAACGAAAAGCCGTTTCCTCTGACCGTGCAAAGAGGGAATAACCTCTACCATTCCATGACTAGGGACGGTAGGTATCTATTTTATACGACCGGTCAAAAAGGAAACTTCGACATTTGGTTTCGTGATTTGAAAAGCTCGATCGTGGTTCCGGTTACGCAACATCCGTCCTCCGAATATAAACCAGCTATCAGCCCCGACGGTTCTAAGTTGGTTTTCGTTTCCGAGCAATACGATTCGGCCGGTGATATCGTGCTTTTGACAATGAATCCGGCCGAGTGGGCCGCCAAAATACTGGACGGAAAGCGGTTTCTTAGCGAAGATTTCATATTTTTAACAAATTCTGAATATACTAATTCTCTAAAGTCCGATCGCTTTGTGGATACGGATCCTATTTGGGCGCCCGATAACCGACATATCGTATTCTCCTCGGATCGGCTCAGTCCGGGTACTCCGAATTTAATCCTTTGGGATACTAAAGGGATAACTCAGGCGAAATTGCTGACGAAAACGGGGGCTGCGAGCCCTTTTTGGTCGGAGGACGGAAAGAGAATCGTTTACGTTTCTTATTCGGAATCGTCGAGAGGCGAATTGTATTCGCTTGAAGTGGCGACCGGGACGATTAAAAGAATTACGAGAGACGATTATCTGGATTTTTCCCCCAGCTTTTCGCCGGATTCAAAATTCATCTATTATACTTCGATTCGAAAAGATTCGGATAATAACGGAAAAATCGACGAACGAGATAATAGCATAATCGTTCGACTCGATCTTTCCAACGGCAGGGAAGCGTTACTAACTTCCGGAAATTTTTCGTTATTCGATACTAGATATTCCAGGTTTAACGGCGGGAGTATTCTGTTTACCGCATCGTTTTACGAAACGATGAATATTTACTTTTTGCCCGAAAACGGTTCCATTCCTAAGGCAAAGAGTATCGGGGCTCAATTCGATCTTGCGCTTCAATATAAACAAAAACAAGGTTTCGAGGATTTTATATTGGCGATCGATTCCTTGGATTCGTATTTTGCGGACGATCCCTTATTTCCGATATTCAAATCGAAAGGACTATTAGAGAAATATAAAGAATCTAAGAGAAAAGGGAAATTGCAGGTTCTTGAGGAAGTGCGGAAAGAGATGACCTCCGGCAAATTGCACCCCGATGCGGGATTGTCGTTCGCGTTCCTATTGGAAGCGGATGGCGCCACACCTAAGACGCTTAAGGATTATTCCGCCGCCTGGGAGAAAGTCCCCGAAATAAATCGAAATGCGCTGGCTGCCCTGGAAGAAGAAATCGGAGACGCCTACGTTAATCGGAACGATCGGGCTTCGGCCCTCATAGTATTCGAATCCTTGAGAGATAGGTTTCCCGATTATTACCATGATAGGGATGTGCTGCGAAAAATCGGGGCCTTGCGATTAGGAGTTTCGGAAAGTTCGGGCTGGGTTCTTCCGAATTCATTGCTGTTAGTCGCGAACGATCCAAGGTCCGGTACGGAAGATTTGCGGTATATGTACGAATTGCTCGAGTCCGAGACGGTATCGGACCGTTCCGATGCGGAGAAAATATCGATCGCGGACACGGCCGACAATGCGAATTCTCTCCGAACAAAATCGCCGGTACTGCACCGTTTTTTCTCCTATGTGAAGGCCTTGGGTTTAAAAGGACAGGGCGATTTTAAACGGAGCAATTCCATTCTTGACGGGTTCCTCGAACAGTTAAGGCCGGAGGATCCTTTATTCCTAAAATCGCATATTCTAAAATCGGAAAATTTTAGAGGCATGGGTGACACCAGAAATTCTCTTACCGAATTGAGAATATTCCTTGAAAATTACGATGCGACTTCCGGAGTCGCAATCGATGAAAAAGAGATGGAGCGTTCCTTCTTATATTTCGAAAATTTGGCCAGAAATTACGAGAATAGGTCCGATTTTTTACAAGCATCATTCCACTATTTTTTTAACGCAGAAAACATGTTTCTCGCAAAAAGCAAGAATCTATTTTTGGATACGCTGTATAAGGATTATGCGATATACTATCAAAGATTGATGGTCGATACGTCCTTTAAATTGGCCAAATCGATCAGCGATAAAAACGCGCAAGGACTGCTGGGGACTTTGAATCCGGTCGAATTCGATCCGCTGGATAAGAAGGAGGGATTGTCCTACGTAACTCAATATTATGAAAAAGAGAAAATTCTTCCCCGCGCCAGAACCTTTCTCGATTTAGCGACTCTTTACGGATACGCATATTATCTGATAAATCGGTCCGTTATTCGGGAGACTTATTTTTATGCCGCCGGAACGATGGATGCCGCAAAGAAGGAGGCGGTATTACGAGATTTTAAACAAGCCGAATACGAGCTGAGATGGATTATATTCTCCGATCCCACCTATCACGACGCCTATCAACTGTTAGGTTGGCTATACCAGTACGTCGATATTATGAAATCCAGAAGACCGCCCGACGGTGAGCTATCGGACGAGGATCAATACGCGGCCATATATCGGAAATATTTCCCGGAGAAGAATTTCGAAGAAAACGTGGAGCTTTACAGCCAAATTTTGGAGCTTTTAGGGGAGAATTTTCCGAATAAGAAGGCTTTGTCCGACTTGCGCTTAAATCTCGGAAACAATTACTTTCTTCTTAAGAACTATCCGAAAGCGGATGAACAATACTCTTTGGTGGAGTCCTATTCGAAGTTTATTCTTTCCAAGGCGCAATTCGAAGATTATCGTCAAAAAGCCGTATTCCTATTCAATTCGGCGAGATCATCCATTTATATGTCAAGATACGCGGATGCCATTCGCAAATTGAATGCGGCTTCCGATCTATATTCCAAAAACGAATTTTCCAAATTATATTCCCAGTTGGATCCGCGCCTGGCTATCGAAAGTTATCATGAAAAATTAGCCTTAATCTATACCCTTACGGGATTGTCTCATATGGAGTCGGGTGAATACAGCTCGGCGATTCCTTTTTACAAAGACGCACTTAAATTGAACGACTCTTCTCGTTTAGTGGATCCCGTTAACTTACATAATGCTCTTGCGCTCTGTTTTCAAAAAATAGGATCGTTAAGCGAATCGGAGGAAAATTTAAAGAAAGCGGAACAGCTCGTGAAAGAGAAGGGAGTTAATTGGATTCCGCGTAAAGTTAAGATCACTTTTTGGGATTATTTTTGGGATCTAATCTTCGATACCGTCCTACCCGACTCGACTCGAATTTCGGGATCCGGTCGATTTCCCGAAGCGATTCCCGCATCCTATCAGCCCTTATTATCTTCCGGCATACGAATTAATAACCTATTACTGGAACAAAATTACGAACTTGCCGGAGAAGAAACCGATAAACGCCTCGCATATGTGAACGGAAAAGGTTTGAACGGAAGCTTTCCGGGAAAACTGATTAAATCTCAATCCTGGAACGATTTAGGATTCGTTAGATATAAAAGGAATGAATTCGAGAAGGCCAAGGCTGCATTTCGCTCCGGAAAGAATTATGAAGCTTCGACGAGCGAGATCTCGTTTAGGTCGCAAAGTACGTTCCGGCGTTATTTATATTCGCTCTTTGCCGAAATCGAGGCCGAGGATAAAAGTTTAGGGTTTCATCCGGAGGTCGAGCTGGAGGAAGCCTATCGATTCCTTTATGCGATGAAAATGAATTATATCGATTCGTGCCTGTCCATATCGGACGATCAGGATAGAGTTTCTCTTAGAAAGCGATGCGAGGAGACCTTCTATAAAGAAAACTACGATTATGATATTCTAATATCCAACCTTTTCTACTATTTAGGCGAGGAAGAGATCAAACGAAAGGATTGGATTTCCGGGTTTGAAAAACTCGGTTTGGCGGTTTCACTGCTCGAAAATCCTTCCGGATTACCGAAGGAAATCGTCGGATTAGCCCAGGATCCTTTTTCTAAGAAGGAAAGAGTCATTCATTCGCTGAGTCGAGCTAGCATCTATTTTCGTCTCGGCGATTCGGAGCGCGCTTATCTCTGCTTGAATTTTGCGGAAGAGATGGCTAACGAATTTTTTTATGCTAACGAACTCATCCAAGCTTGGGTTTTACAAGCCAGGCTGGATATGATATCCGGAAAATCTTTTCGTGCAAAAGAACGTTTACTCAAAGCCGAGAACCTTGTTCAAAAGCAAGCTCATCTTATCCGCGAAGTGAAAGGGTTTTTGCTACGCGACTTATATGAGACCAGGATTCGTAACGAGATGGAATCGGGTAATCAAGCGGCGGCTTTTAAAACCTGGGACAGATATCGATCCGTTTTATTATTTAGAAATTTTGAAAAAGGAACTTGGGAATTCGAAGGAAATCCGAAGGAATATCTTCAATTCGAAGCATCGTGGAAGTACTTTCGAACCGCATATTTAAAGTACCAGGCAGCATTGGAAAGACGGGTCGAAATAAAAGAAGCGGAGTCGGAATTGAACACCGTATCAGCTTCGGCGATGCAATCATTGGAACAGTTGAGAAAGGTTTTTCCGAGCCGTGTCGCCTTTCTTAGCCCGTTCCGAGAGTCGACAGACCAACGTTTAGGTCCGCAAGAAAGCGAATTTAGAATCATCAAAGTAATGGGAAAGAATTTCGTAAAGATTCGGAAAGCGGAGTCGGTGAGATTCGTGACCGTTTTAGGCGATGAAGAAGAAGTGTTCGCCGCATTATCCCGCGAAGCCGAGTGGACGATGCCTAAGAAAATATTCGATCCGGGGAATACGAATTATGCGGATCTCTTCGTTCGCCGAGTCGAGGGATTGATTCTAAAAGCCGACTTAGATTTACCTCCGGAACGCGATGGAACATCGCCGAGGACGATCACTTCCTATCTGGACCTTTCTTCTAAATTAAAAGTTCGTAATATAAAGGCCGGTTATTTGGGGCATTTATTGGATGATTCCGATATAATCGTATCTTCTTTGCCGGAAGTCGAAAGCGATTTTCTCTTCGGCGAAAGGGTTCGGGATCGACTGGACCTAAAGGAAATTTTTTCCAAGAGCCATAAGGTTTCTTTCATTATTTTCGTAACTCCAAAGCAAGTATCTTGGAAGAAAATCTCAAAAGTCGCTTCTGCAAGCATCGGTTCGGGAGTCGACAAAGTATTTTTCTGCGACGACTCGAAAGGTTGTATAGCGAATGTACTTGCGGAGATCGATGGACAAAAAATCGCCGCAGGGGTTTATAGGTTCGGTCGGATTTCATCAAGAAGAAAAGCGAATAAGTTTCGGGGTGAATCTCTTTTTGCGGAATCCAGATCGTTTGAAATAGCCGGGAATTATCAGGCCGCCTATGATAAAATTTACGAGGCCAAAGACTTTGCGCAAACGGGATCCGATCGTTCCCGGAGAATCGAAGAAAATTTACTTAGACTTTTAAGGCGAAATCATCCGAAGCTCTCTCTACAGGAAATACTTTCGTTGTCGTACGAGACGCGTGACGATTCTCAATTAGAAAAATTGAATTTTTCGCTTTGCCTTGCCGCTCTGTTGGATCATGACGAGCCGGATTGTTCCGGTATGAAACTCCCGGCCGATAAGAATAATTTAATTTCCGCCGTTTCCGCTTTAAAGCAGGGTTCGGATCCGAAAACTAATTTTGACGAATTGATCGATATCGGGATTTACGAACCATTTTTACTCCGAATTCGAATTGCGGAACTCGCTTTGGAAAGTTATTTTCCGACCATCGTAAAAGAACAATTGATGAAGGCGGCCAAGATCGCCGGAGGGCCGGAGGCTCTAGCGCTTGTTTCGAAACTGTCCGACGATCTGTCTCAGCAAACCGCATTATTGGAAGAAATTTCCGAACCGAAGCGAGTAACGGGAATTGATTCTAGTTCGGAGAATCGGCAAGGAGAGAATTTGAGATACAAGAGGCGACTGCT
It includes:
- a CDS encoding LIC_11026 family protein, which gives rise to MASSVFQILQKRKISLAILVGLFLLYHSLFNSFTGQILFDRVFVPLVRGEVKGDVRKFSLLYGIRIQDITVHAPSEWGTEPLLTLKRFEFSYNLPYLFFGRLKLSRIALEDLELNLVQKGKVWNATTLFPASKAAPEPPLAEPSEPLTQIRTYFPVSAFLRFELKNINVRILSNNGTKSYSAGLEGLDFALELDTKRFTKIPFDPTALRLIDDFQFRLNSEKKIRVRFEDSSRSLDHTLRFTWIWDRGNAGEAFRSKLDLGSEQIPLRLKNRPVIPFGFSFKYDLEYSPDSKELVLGNLQFKVNEDVWLEGGGKISGVGEESQLVNIALQKSKIRLAPVSDFLRSLGFAGISMQGQASLAPVLFEGTSEDLRVIGEIKASGLDLRFAGGTHRVPELYLDWDARLYPSTTQAVTGSNPLPWIGILDLKKLKVLYNDATLFGTLFYSGDPKIREKALSLDLKLDRFSLTPYSPGLAGLVSADLGVRGVDFSSLDLNLKMKAKGFRFAYGRGNSGNILLDGKLKGTLRFPDKPWELREVHISPLSIGIASPEGTEAFSLESRGKVRLGEFLSADLNNAKLRANLDELLPLLPLVLRESLIPIRSQLGPVVGLSGDLGYSKMASIQEIKGGFGLLVPALEIKDGKLKISVMIDGSPANKIHLKQMDLSAFAGKLSFRSSGTLSRPKQEDVPPSMGPFSPDLNGSFRLSSKEDAYLIKGLTFRGDLSLGFRWVGPMISGNFSSKESGLYVSNRLCPSPECKLYRIDGLNASVPFQHDISMKETRNLIEGDKRKFVMNYGRLPEPNFTIREIVGTHPSLKGLPFEYVKPKGASPGLSANINYSENYLRMDFLKVYTLDGEILGKDVIVNVGAGAPEKMEYSLELRVKDIDLKQLLPSRSRGKIDDGKIKADVNLWGRNLGDPIPNLNLFFSVYQIGRDFGKSAINIFAPSNLLTDFIYTSYAVDKIELELSKGLVYAVILFKRSVLGTFVNLENNQVSQQRMPLANFLKRAQSEIETYNK
- a CDS encoding DUF1318 domain-containing protein; amino-acid sequence: MRKLNFFKIPLALVLFCTFCTIKAPLITFTQTQTASEKQMLGEDRNLEKDGWLIASIKTSSSGSEIWERDLVREEFSDPDDRTLYIALRTLAYLARETKEYSASGLLAEGLDGKIRINPKAREAGAEKALSKPELKSRLDELLKITNESRDLIVQGKLRKETSLPGKPMTEKEKAELKRSLLLSWYRSVGQGEYYESSSGIWKKKG
- a CDS encoding PD40 domain-containing protein; the encoded protein is MSYSKFLISLFAIFLFGDCTLLSVVEKIKPIEFDYGPISRNYFRPDNEKPFPLTVQRGNNLYHSMTRDGRYLFYTTGQKGNFDIWFRDLKSSIVVPVTQHPSSEYKPAISPDGSKLVFVSEQYDSAGDIVLLTMNPAEWAAKILDGKRFLSEDFIFLTNSEYTNSLKSDRFVDTDPIWAPDNRHIVFSSDRLSPGTPNLILWDTKGITQAKLLTKTGAASPFWSEDGKRIVYVSYSESSRGELYSLEVATGTIKRITRDDYLDFSPSFSPDSKFIYYTSIRKDSDNNGKIDERDNSIIVRLDLSNGREALLTSGNFSLFDTRYSRFNGGSILFTASFYETMNIYFLPENGSIPKAKSIGAQFDLALQYKQKQGFEDFILAIDSLDSYFADDPLFPIFKSKGLLEKYKESKRKGKLQVLEEVRKEMTSGKLHPDAGLSFAFLLEADGATPKTLKDYSAAWEKVPEINRNALAALEEEIGDAYVNRNDRASALIVFESLRDRFPDYYHDRDVLRKIGALRLGVSESSGWVLPNSLLLVANDPRSGTEDLRYMYELLESETVSDRSDAEKISIADTADNANSLRTKSPVLHRFFSYVKALGLKGQGDFKRSNSILDGFLEQLRPEDPLFLKSHILKSENFRGMGDTRNSLTELRIFLENYDATSGVAIDEKEMERSFLYFENLARNYENRSDFLQASFHYFFNAENMFLAKSKNLFLDTLYKDYAIYYQRLMVDTSFKLAKSISDKNAQGLLGTLNPVEFDPLDKKEGLSYVTQYYEKEKILPRARTFLDLATLYGYAYYLINRSVIRETYFYAAGTMDAAKKEAVLRDFKQAEYELRWIIFSDPTYHDAYQLLGWLYQYVDIMKSRRPPDGELSDEDQYAAIYRKYFPEKNFEENVELYSQILELLGENFPNKKALSDLRLNLGNNYFLLKNYPKADEQYSLVESYSKFILSKAQFEDYRQKAVFLFNSARSSIYMSRYADAIRKLNAASDLYSKNEFSKLYSQLDPRLAIESYHEKLALIYTLTGLSHMESGEYSSAIPFYKDALKLNDSSRLVDPVNLHNALALCFQKIGSLSESEENLKKAEQLVKEKGVNWIPRKVKITFWDYFWDLIFDTVLPDSTRISGSGRFPEAIPASYQPLLSSGIRINNLLLEQNYELAGEETDKRLAYVNGKGLNGSFPGKLIKSQSWNDLGFVRYKRNEFEKAKAAFRSGKNYEASTSEISFRSQSTFRRYLYSLFAEIEAEDKSLGFHPEVELEEAYRFLYAMKMNYIDSCLSISDDQDRVSLRKRCEETFYKENYDYDILISNLFYYLGEEEIKRKDWISGFEKLGLAVSLLENPSGLPKEIVGLAQDPFSKKERVIHSLSRASIYFRLGDSERAYLCLNFAEEMANEFFYANELIQAWVLQARLDMISGKSFRAKERLLKAENLVQKQAHLIREVKGFLLRDLYETRIRNEMESGNQAAAFKTWDRYRSVLLFRNFEKGTWEFEGNPKEYLQFEASWKYFRTAYLKYQAALERRVEIKEAESELNTVSASAMQSLEQLRKVFPSRVAFLSPFRESTDQRLGPQESEFRIIKVMGKNFVKIRKAESVRFVTVLGDEEEVFAALSREAEWTMPKKIFDPGNTNYADLFVRRVEGLILKADLDLPPERDGTSPRTITSYLDLSSKLKVRNIKAGYLGHLLDDSDIIVSSLPEVESDFLFGERVRDRLDLKEIFSKSHKVSFIIFVTPKQVSWKKISKVASASIGSGVDKVFFCDDSKGCIANVLAEIDGQKIAAGVYRFGRISSRRKANKFRGESLFAESRSFEIAGNYQAAYDKIYEAKDFAQTGSDRSRRIEENLLRLLRRNHPKLSLQEILSLSYETRDDSQLEKLNFSLCLAALLDHDEPDCSGMKLPADKNNLISAVSALKQGSDPKTNFDELIDIGIYEPFLLRIRIAELALESYFPTIVKEQLMKAAKIAGGPEALALVSKLSDDLSQQTALLEEISEPKRVTGIDSSSENRQGENLRYKRRLLDLADRKSFGGRISPIALYSEVFGASRELFSSLTSSERAVIADLLRYSIGDEIAGEMSDFLLSYIEFERGKRNLPRIVRFMIEVSRAYYSKGDYENARNWIGKAENEPGHFQDSEIEYLKYKINVMNGKSQPIVSDSPFYQFTKFYQESLSSAPKNFLDIANRWVGSRKRTSLTPRERRELNDFLTFLQTLAFKKNDSEVFFDLCVAKDKVSVARKTILGKEPLFSDIPKFQPVSLKLEEKLPIGQEFLAVADLGLTTFYIKFTRGKSNGDIAYKDNRKLKATIKRYHEEAEKGGSEILLRESLETEYRQNIRISKNKTTYLYLSNYHFLVPLVPRSEEEIYYVTDPVAFLENPIHQEKDEFLPGFAIVAREPNSAPDWYKRLLKLDALELGTKIVRSGVSSFFIIQEPLELDFNRGILFGRKSLPEISDTKQKGPWMLSSSFLKEFDFGSENFRDSLYFLQKSIRGSGIVNLGFQTDTHNSRFLKELTRREDSRISLRNRFLKAIEIMRDVYPFDKYWNGYRLFTTSIIAED